The DNA window CCCCTGGCCGGGACACGTCGGGCAGATCGGCCAGCTGCGGGGTCTGGTCCACCACGTAGCCGGTGGCTGCCAGGCCGCCCTGGTGGATGAAGGCGGCGACCTTGAAGTAACGCAGCGGGATATCCACGCCCCGGTACACCGGATCGAGGGCGCTGAAAATGGGTCCGGTGAACACCACGATGCGGCTCCGGTATTGGGCGGCGTGCTCCTGCAGGTAGGACTCGATGCCCAGCCACAGTTCCAGGCCCTGGTTGAATTTGGCGGCCTGCGGTGCGGCGTTGGTGTAGTGGAAGGTGTCTTCGTTCGCCAACTCGGCCTCGGCCACGGTGTCGCCCCAGACCGCGGAGGACCGGCGCACCAGGTGGCCGCGGTCGATGTCGTTCCGGGTGTAGACCCGCTCCCCTGTCTGCTGCTCCGCGGGAAGCCGGGGATCGAGCTTCCAAGAGATTCCC is part of the Arthrobacter sp. KBS0703 genome and encodes:
- a CDS encoding DNA/RNA non-specific endonuclease, with translation MDELLQNLTVTAKDYAGRKGFDEDFLGQHVPLPGLAGVESVLLPYTHFSVLMRRDKRLAAVTGVGIDGSTLMDLDRAGISWKLDPRLPAEQQTGERVYTRNDIDRGHLVRRSSAVWGDTVAEAELANEDTFHYTNAAPQAAKFNQGLELWLGIESYLQEHAAQYRSRIVVFTGPIFSALDPVYRGVDIPLRYFKVAAFIHQGGLAATGYVVDQTPQLADLPDVSRPGVTEDVPPLGPFRTFQAPIRDIAELTGLDLDQLVAVDRMPVATTLGAARVGSTWRELGAAEDLDLDFDLKD